One Kaistella polysaccharea DNA segment encodes these proteins:
- a CDS encoding LysE family translocator, which produces MLELILSAVGLGIMLSLVFIGPIFFLLIETSFSRGPKHAFTLDLGVVLADIICIVASYFASGDLVEIIDKHPGFYRITAFIVFIYALFMIVSKTKMHLAGEEKLINQNYFKTFLNGFFFNILNIGVVLFWLVTVISVRNAYPETEDFLLYMGLVVGTYLFIDFFKIYLAKIFHDKLTQHLANKIRRMVGFVLVAFSIFIFLQSFKKFNSFDKKLEEAERIEKKHIR; this is translated from the coding sequence ATGTTAGAACTAATCCTTTCAGCTGTCGGTTTAGGAATTATGCTCAGTCTGGTTTTTATCGGTCCGATTTTCTTCCTCCTTATTGAAACCAGCTTCTCGCGTGGTCCAAAGCATGCATTTACTTTAGATTTAGGTGTTGTCTTGGCGGATATTATTTGTATTGTGGCCTCCTATTTTGCAAGTGGAGATTTGGTTGAAATCATTGATAAACATCCTGGATTTTACAGAATAACGGCGTTTATCGTCTTTATTTATGCGTTGTTTATGATCGTTTCCAAAACAAAAATGCACCTGGCCGGCGAAGAAAAACTCATCAATCAAAACTATTTTAAAACATTTTTAAATGGATTTTTCTTTAATATTTTAAATATCGGTGTTGTATTATTTTGGTTGGTTACGGTAATTTCTGTAAGAAATGCCTATCCCGAGACTGAAGATTTTCTATTATATATGGGCCTCGTAGTGGGAACTTATTTATTTATTGATTTTTTCAAAATATACTTAGCAAAAATTTTCCATGATAAATTAACCCAGCATTTGGCTAATAAAATTCGCAGAATGGTCGGATTTGTTTTAGTTGCTTTCAGTATATTTATTTTCTTACAAAGTTTTAAAAAGTTTAATTCCTTTGATAAAAAATTAGAAGAAGCGGAGCGAATCGAAAAAAAGCATATACGGTAA
- a CDS encoding phosphoglycerate kinase: MKTINDFDFNEKKALVRVDFNVPQSADLKVTDNTRIQAVKPTIDKILNDGGSVILLTHLGRPKGKFSDEFSMKNIVPEIEEVLGHSVKFCPDCMGEDAENMTSELKSGEILLLENVRFYEEEEKGNVDFAKKLAGYADAYVNDAFGTAHREHASTAVIAQFFPSTKFFGLLMAKELEAIDKVLKSGEKPVLAILGGSKVSSKITIIENMLPAVDHLIIGGGMAFTFVKALGGEVGNSLVEEDKLGLALEILEKAKVMNVNIHLPVDVIMADEFSNEAETKEVDIFDIPEGWMGLDAGTKSRLLFHDVILKCRTILWNGPIGVFEMPNFAAGTISLGESIAEATQLGAFSLVGGGDSVAFVKQFGYDDKVSYVSTGGGAMLESLEGKELPGVKAINH, from the coding sequence ATGAAAACAATTAATGACTTTGACTTCAACGAAAAAAAAGCTTTAGTGCGTGTCGATTTTAATGTGCCACAAAGCGCAGATTTGAAAGTAACCGACAATACCAGAATTCAGGCAGTGAAACCAACCATAGATAAAATTTTGAATGATGGAGGATCTGTAATTTTACTCACGCATCTTGGACGACCGAAAGGAAAGTTTTCGGATGAATTTTCGATGAAGAATATTGTACCGGAAATTGAAGAAGTTTTAGGACATTCCGTAAAGTTTTGCCCAGATTGTATGGGTGAAGATGCTGAAAATATGACGTCGGAGTTAAAAAGTGGTGAAATTCTCCTTTTGGAAAATGTTCGATTTTACGAAGAAGAAGAAAAAGGAAATGTCGATTTCGCAAAGAAATTAGCGGGGTATGCAGATGCATATGTTAATGATGCATTTGGTACTGCTCATCGTGAGCACGCTTCAACAGCCGTGATAGCTCAATTCTTTCCTTCAACTAAATTTTTCGGTTTATTGATGGCGAAAGAATTAGAAGCGATCGATAAAGTTTTGAAAAGTGGTGAAAAGCCAGTTCTTGCAATTTTAGGAGGTTCGAAAGTTTCTTCTAAAATTACCATTATAGAAAATATGTTGCCTGCAGTTGATCATCTTATTATAGGTGGTGGAATGGCGTTTACCTTTGTTAAAGCATTGGGTGGCGAAGTAGGAAATTCTTTGGTAGAAGAAGATAAATTGGGTTTAGCTTTAGAAATTTTAGAAAAAGCGAAAGTCATGAATGTTAATATTCATTTACCAGTAGATGTGATTATGGCAGATGAATTCAGTAACGAAGCGGAGACAAAAGAAGTTGATATTTTTGATATACCGGAAGGTTGGATGGGGTTAGATGCGGGAACTAAATCTCGTTTATTGTTCCACGATGTTATTTTAAAATGTCGAACAATTTTGTGGAACGGACCAATTGGTGTATTTGAAATGCCAAATTTTGCCGCAGGAACTATATCTTTAGGTGAAAGCATAGCGGAGGCAACTCAGCTCGGAGCATTTTCATTAGTCGGTGGGGGAGACAGTGTGGCTTTCGTAAAACAGTTTGGATATGATGACAAAGTAAGTTATGTTTCAACTGGAGGCGGCGCGATGCTGGAAAGTTTGGAAGGTAAAGAACTTCCAGGTGTAAAAGCAATTAATCACTAA
- a CDS encoding YraN family protein, with amino-acid sequence MAEHNDFGNLAEQLATSFLEEKGYKILCRNYRYQRAEIDIIAFFMNQIIIVEVKARGTDLFIAPEEAVTKTKIKSLVLAADQYMKQNDFPQEVRFDIISVLPDQRGKLKITHLEDAFQSFDAN; translated from the coding sequence ATGGCAGAGCACAACGATTTCGGGAATCTTGCAGAGCAATTGGCCACCTCTTTTTTAGAGGAAAAAGGGTATAAAATTCTTTGTAGAAATTACAGATATCAGCGGGCAGAAATTGATATTATTGCTTTTTTTATGAACCAGATTATTATTGTAGAAGTTAAAGCCCGTGGAACTGATCTTTTTATTGCACCTGAAGAAGCAGTCACCAAAACGAAAATAAAATCACTTGTATTAGCGGCGGATCAATATATGAAACAAAATGATTTCCCGCAGGAAGTACGTTTTGATATCATCAGCGTTCTCCCGGACCAAAGAGGGAAATTAAAAATTACTCATTTAGAAGATGCATTTCAGAGTTTTGATGCTAATTAA
- the rpiB gene encoding ribose 5-phosphate isomerase B, whose translation MKKIAIASDHAGFKYKEIIKKHLSDKFIIEDFGTFSEDSVDYPDFVHPSATSVANGANEFGILICGSGNGVQMTANKHSEIRCALCWMPELAELARKHNNANMIALPARFIASELAIDIVNQFLSTEFEGGRHQNRVQKISAC comes from the coding sequence ATGAAAAAAATAGCAATTGCGTCTGATCACGCAGGTTTCAAGTATAAAGAAATTATAAAGAAGCACTTGTCAGATAAGTTTATAATTGAAGATTTCGGGACTTTTTCAGAAGACTCCGTAGATTACCCTGATTTTGTACATCCTTCCGCTACATCTGTGGCAAATGGAGCAAATGAATTTGGTATTTTGATTTGTGGTAGTGGAAATGGAGTACAAATGACCGCTAATAAACATTCGGAAATTCGCTGCGCCCTGTGCTGGATGCCTGAATTGGCAGAACTAGCGCGCAAGCACAATAATGCAAATATGATTGCTCTCCCAGCAAGATTTATTGCCAGCGAACTTGCTATAGATATTGTGAACCAATTCCTATCCACCGAATTCGAAGGAGGAAGACATCAAAACAGAGTGCAGAAAATCAGCGCCTGTTAA
- a CDS encoding S66 peptidase family protein → MNSIIFPKALKKGDKIAIVSPAGMVTENQLEKGIALIRKKGFEPIVGKNLYTRYNHGYNYAGTEKERISDLNWAFNDEEITAVWASRGGYGCQHLLRHLQLSKFKKNPKWYVGYSDNTAIQSFLCKNNVASIHGQTIKTSSFGVSGDSYDLIFDMMQGAKPLYKIDKHPLNKSGSAEGQLIGGNLALIYALLGTPYSFKFKNSILFIEDIGEKYYALDRMLMSLELAGVFRKIKGLIIGGMINMGEEIDNKNYENSFDDFSYEIIAERIKKYNFPTIFAFPNGHIFDNRPLLIGAQVKIKISDKVSVQF, encoded by the coding sequence ATGAACAGTATTATTTTTCCTAAAGCCCTTAAAAAAGGAGATAAAATTGCAATCGTATCACCTGCAGGAATGGTCACAGAAAACCAGCTGGAGAAGGGGATTGCTCTAATTCGAAAAAAAGGCTTTGAGCCGATTGTAGGGAAAAACCTTTATACAAGATATAACCACGGTTACAATTACGCTGGTACCGAAAAAGAACGAATATCTGATCTTAACTGGGCATTTAATGACGAGGAAATTACAGCGGTATGGGCCTCTCGAGGTGGATACGGATGTCAGCATTTACTGAGGCACCTGCAACTTTCTAAATTTAAGAAAAACCCAAAATGGTACGTTGGATATTCCGATAACACCGCCATCCAAAGTTTTCTTTGTAAAAATAATGTTGCCTCGATTCATGGGCAGACCATTAAAACATCAAGTTTTGGCGTTTCTGGGGATAGTTATGATTTGATTTTCGACATGATGCAGGGAGCAAAACCGCTGTATAAAATTGATAAACATCCCTTAAATAAATCAGGAAGTGCAGAAGGCCAATTAATCGGCGGAAATTTAGCATTAATCTACGCTTTATTAGGGACGCCTTACTCATTTAAGTTCAAGAATAGCATTCTTTTTATTGAAGATATCGGAGAAAAATATTATGCGCTGGATCGTATGCTAATGAGCCTAGAACTTGCGGGAGTCTTTCGGAAAATTAAAGGTTTAATTATTGGCGGAATGATCAACATGGGCGAGGAAATCGATAATAAAAATTATGAGAACAGTTTTGATGATTTTTCTTACGAGATTATCGCTGAAAGGATAAAGAAATATAATTTTCCGACGATATTTGCATTTCCGAATGGTCATATTTTTGATAACCGACCCTTGTTAATAGGAGCACAAGTAAAAATTAAAATTTCGGATAAAGTGAGCGTACAGTTTTAA
- the tsaB gene encoding tRNA (adenosine(37)-N6)-threonylcarbamoyltransferase complex dimerization subunit type 1 TsaB — MKILHLETSSRNCSVAISDGEHLISLCEEVSENYKQSESLHVFVQWVLEGAKLTLEDIDAISLGKGPGSYTGLRIGSSSAKGFCYGLNVPLIATNSLETMIEPFLNEGYDLIIPLIDARRMEVYAAVFDGTSGNLLVETEAKILDDQSFNEYPGKKILFVGDGSNKAQDILQSTDAVFKADVFPSAKYLIKKAVEKFKQKEFEDVAYFEPFYLKEFQGVKKKKSEG, encoded by the coding sequence ATGAAAATTCTCCATCTTGAAACTTCTTCCCGAAATTGTTCCGTCGCTATCTCTGATGGTGAGCACTTGATTTCTCTCTGCGAAGAAGTTTCTGAAAATTACAAGCAGTCCGAAAGTCTACACGTTTTTGTACAGTGGGTTTTAGAAGGTGCGAAACTTACTTTAGAAGATATCGATGCTATCTCACTTGGAAAAGGTCCCGGATCTTACACGGGTTTGCGGATTGGATCATCTTCGGCGAAAGGATTTTGTTATGGGCTAAATGTTCCGCTTATCGCGACCAATTCCTTGGAAACGATGATCGAACCCTTTTTAAATGAAGGATATGATCTCATAATTCCCTTAATCGATGCACGGAGAATGGAAGTGTACGCTGCAGTTTTTGATGGTACTTCTGGAAATCTGCTTGTGGAGACAGAAGCTAAAATATTAGATGACCAATCTTTTAACGAGTATCCCGGTAAAAAAATTCTTTTTGTAGGTGATGGTTCAAATAAAGCTCAGGATATCTTACAAAGTACCGACGCCGTCTTTAAAGCAGATGTTTTTCCCAGCGCAAAATACTTAATAAAGAAAGCGGTCGAAAAATTTAAACAAAAAGAATTTGAAGATGTTGCCTATTTCGAACCTTTTTATTTAAAAGAGTTTCAAGGCGTAAAAAAGAAAAAAAGCGAAGGTTAA
- the porW gene encoding type IX secretion system periplasmic lipoprotein PorW/SprE: MRKTILFLLAIVVFNSCSSRKKTSDSTFMKGFFTYYNTLFNSKDALETELRNRDKSHQDNFYAPYIQILTYENQALGSDVNNLFGDDDTMPGFTGNNSPGTPGMPGNFQSNDGGDKRGATILEISEAKALKAIAKYSVMKSGEEKNKKIFDAHILLAQARIYREKPLEALDALNYLFANMRNDKRLPLARIYQGLAYTKIEDYRRAEDVFADLQESNLNKDYKRLLSIYYSEMLLKAGKKEDAVKELEEAYVVNKDRKLRSRISFLRGQILADLGKDEEARESFVTAYKNANDFEFEVKSQIEIAKTFNGSADDFEGARAYLEKISKKGTYASRKNEFYYALGLMANKAGRKEDAKQFFAQSLTEKISDPQVRGLTYYEIGKAYFQDSDYLSAGAFYDSSLTVMTYEPSKILLQEQSANIKNVSANYYLVKRNDSILTLTKMPQAERIAYFTKYIDEIKIKEQQAEIEVRKAERSKGFDTGDYSANSAFAGNTGGFQNFDGGKGGFYFANLGTVAKGESSFKQIWGNRTLSDNWRTSARSNSIEDLKNEAMGLSTAPNPRRLEPTFYIEQLPTSMEEISELKKARDTASLGLGRMYESYFGDTKLATKTLYDVVDNQPEEEIKLQALYQIFSMNYEKNPSAADRAKQMILTEFPYTSYAEFVRNPKNKVFSQSSDEVEKMYAEAFSLYEQEKFEESKAIIQTALLKFPKDALVPKFTLLNAFNTGKTAGKEVMIIQLEQIALNYSLTPEGGKATEMLKYLESDLQFEKTDSEGNVIDPPRTQNPVQNIEPVPKTAKDSNNEELPKSTEPQDSQKQEPNSKNLPPNRKIEETKLK; this comes from the coding sequence ATGAGAAAAACTATACTTTTCCTTTTGGCCATCGTTGTTTTTAATTCCTGCTCATCGCGGAAAAAAACCAGCGACTCTACCTTTATGAAAGGATTTTTCACCTACTACAATACATTATTTAACAGCAAAGACGCTTTGGAAACTGAGCTGAGAAATCGTGATAAAAGCCATCAAGATAATTTTTATGCGCCCTATATTCAAATTCTTACGTACGAAAACCAGGCTTTAGGATCGGACGTAAACAATTTATTCGGTGATGATGACACTATGCCAGGATTTACTGGTAACAATTCTCCGGGAACACCTGGTATGCCTGGTAATTTTCAATCAAATGATGGTGGAGACAAAAGAGGTGCAACCATTCTAGAAATTTCCGAAGCGAAAGCCTTAAAAGCGATTGCCAAATATTCGGTGATGAAAAGTGGCGAAGAAAAAAATAAAAAAATATTCGACGCCCATATTTTACTTGCCCAAGCGCGAATTTATCGGGAAAAACCTTTAGAAGCTTTGGATGCGCTTAACTATCTTTTTGCCAACATGCGCAATGATAAGCGCTTGCCTTTGGCTAGAATCTATCAGGGACTTGCTTACACGAAAATAGAAGATTACCGCCGCGCCGAAGATGTATTTGCAGATTTACAGGAAAGTAACCTCAATAAAGACTATAAAAGATTACTTAGTATTTATTATTCTGAAATGTTATTAAAGGCGGGTAAAAAGGAAGATGCCGTAAAGGAACTGGAAGAAGCCTACGTGGTAAATAAAGACAGAAAATTACGCAGTAGAATTTCTTTTCTCCGAGGTCAAATTCTCGCAGATTTAGGTAAAGATGAAGAAGCTCGCGAAAGCTTTGTTACGGCATACAAAAATGCAAACGATTTCGAGTTTGAAGTTAAATCCCAGATTGAAATCGCGAAAACCTTTAATGGAAGTGCCGACGATTTTGAGGGTGCAAGAGCATATTTAGAAAAAATAAGTAAAAAAGGAACCTATGCTTCCCGGAAAAATGAATTCTATTACGCACTCGGACTTATGGCAAATAAAGCGGGCAGAAAAGAGGATGCAAAGCAATTCTTCGCTCAATCGTTGACAGAAAAGATTTCTGATCCGCAGGTTCGTGGATTAACCTATTACGAAATCGGGAAGGCTTATTTTCAGGACAGTGATTATCTTTCAGCGGGCGCTTTCTATGACTCTTCATTAACTGTAATGACCTACGAACCATCGAAAATTTTATTACAAGAGCAGTCGGCAAATATTAAAAATGTCTCCGCTAATTACTATCTGGTAAAAAGAAACGACAGTATCCTTACTTTAACAAAGATGCCGCAAGCCGAAAGAATCGCCTATTTTACGAAGTATATTGACGAAATTAAAATTAAAGAACAACAGGCAGAAATCGAAGTTCGAAAAGCAGAAAGAAGCAAGGGTTTTGATACTGGCGATTATTCCGCTAATTCTGCATTTGCGGGAAACACTGGTGGTTTCCAGAACTTCGACGGTGGTAAAGGTGGATTCTATTTTGCAAATTTAGGAACTGTTGCGAAAGGAGAATCGTCTTTTAAACAAATTTGGGGCAATCGTACTTTGAGTGATAACTGGAGAACTTCAGCACGAAGTAATTCGATAGAAGATTTAAAAAATGAAGCAATGGGACTTTCAACAGCACCAAATCCGCGGCGTTTAGAACCGACTTTTTATATCGAACAGTTGCCAACAAGTATGGAAGAAATTTCGGAGTTAAAGAAAGCGCGGGACACGGCTTCACTAGGTTTAGGACGCATGTATGAGAGTTATTTTGGGGACACCAAACTCGCCACAAAAACCTTGTATGATGTCGTTGATAATCAGCCTGAAGAAGAAATTAAACTGCAGGCACTCTACCAAATTTTTTCAATGAATTACGAAAAAAATCCGAGCGCAGCCGACCGTGCGAAACAAATGATTCTCACGGAATTTCCTTACACCTCGTATGCTGAATTTGTGAGAAATCCGAAAAATAAAGTTTTTTCCCAGTCCTCTGATGAAGTTGAAAAAATGTATGCGGAAGCATTCAGTTTATATGAGCAGGAAAAGTTTGAGGAAAGTAAAGCTATAATTCAAACTGCTTTATTGAAATTTCCAAAAGATGCATTGGTTCCGAAGTTTACGCTTTTAAACGCTTTTAATACTGGAAAAACAGCCGGCAAGGAAGTTATGATTATACAATTGGAACAAATTGCACTGAATTATTCCCTTACGCCTGAAGGTGGAAAAGCTACTGAAATGTTGAAATACCTGGAAAGTGATCTGCAATTTGAAAAAACAGACAGCGAAGGAAATGTTATTGATCCTCCACGCACCCAAAATCCTGTACAAAATATAGAACCCGTTCCAAAAACGGCTAAAGATTCGAACAATGAAGAACTACCAAAAAGTACAGAGCCGCAGGATAGTCAAAAACAAGAACCAAATTCGAAGAATTTACCGCCAAATAGGAAAATAGAGGAAACAAAATTGAAGTAA
- the rnr gene encoding ribonuclease R: MQKKNKYISAKNDHKLQEIGRLILGFMNNNSSKIYNYKQISDGIDYKNPRQREMVIQSIHKLLSDQRIKEVEKGKYIINLKIEGTLTGVIDFNQTGNAYVKVEGMDDDIFIHSKNVKDALQGDTVLIVTYHFKGRKVEGSVLEVMERSRTEFVGTFQFIKHKDFGFVVGDKKRINTDIFVPKGKIGGAQDGDKVVVKMTDWKAGEKNPEGEIITVLGPPGEHETEIHSILAEYGLPYTFPEEVEKEADGLDRTIRPEEVAKRRDMREICTFTIDPKDAKDFDDALSIQKLENGNWEIGVHIADVSHYVIPGTIIDDEAYDRATSVYLVDRVVPMLPEVLSNDVCSLRPNEDKYTFSAVFEITDSAEVKNEWFGRTVIHSDRKFAYEEAQERIETKEGELAEEILTLDRLAKILRKERIENGAITFDRSEVRFNLDDKGEPIGVYFKVSKDSNHLIEEFMLLANRKVSEFISLNKKGVPTGNTFIYRVHDDPTPEKLEALRDFVGTFGYQMNLANTKKVAESINKLLKDVQGKGEENMIETLAMRSMSKAVYSTDPIGHYGLGFEYYSHFTSPIRRYPDLIAHRLLQHYLDGGKSPQKEEYEVKSKHCSAMERLASDAERDSIKFMQVKFMEKHLGEEFTGVISGVADFGFWVQIPENGAEGLIKLRDLMDDSYTYDAKNHLVEGSKTGNQYQLGDKVTIKVMKANLIQKQLDFKIIEPQNV; this comes from the coding sequence ATGCAGAAAAAGAACAAATATATATCGGCAAAAAACGATCATAAATTACAGGAAATCGGCCGGTTGATTTTAGGTTTTATGAACAATAATTCCAGTAAAATCTACAATTATAAGCAGATTTCTGATGGTATTGATTACAAAAATCCTCGCCAACGTGAGATGGTTATTCAATCTATACATAAGCTCCTTTCTGATCAACGGATTAAAGAAGTTGAAAAAGGAAAGTATATCATTAATTTGAAGATTGAAGGTACATTAACTGGTGTTATAGATTTTAATCAGACCGGAAATGCCTATGTAAAAGTTGAAGGCATGGATGATGATATCTTCATTCACTCGAAAAATGTAAAAGACGCCTTGCAGGGAGATACTGTTTTAATAGTGACTTACCATTTTAAAGGCAGAAAAGTCGAAGGTTCTGTTCTTGAAGTTATGGAGCGGAGCCGAACGGAATTTGTCGGAACTTTTCAATTTATAAAGCACAAAGATTTTGGTTTCGTGGTCGGTGATAAAAAGAGAATTAATACCGATATTTTTGTACCCAAAGGTAAAATCGGCGGTGCGCAAGATGGCGATAAAGTCGTTGTGAAAATGACCGACTGGAAAGCCGGCGAGAAAAATCCGGAAGGAGAAATTATAACAGTTCTGGGTCCTCCAGGAGAACACGAAACAGAAATTCATTCTATTTTAGCAGAGTACGGACTTCCGTATACTTTCCCGGAAGAAGTTGAAAAAGAAGCAGATGGTTTAGACCGAACCATTAGACCAGAAGAAGTTGCAAAAAGACGGGATATGCGGGAAATATGCACTTTTACAATCGATCCGAAAGATGCAAAAGATTTCGATGACGCCTTATCTATTCAGAAATTAGAAAACGGAAATTGGGAAATTGGAGTTCATATTGCCGATGTTTCACATTATGTAATTCCCGGAACCATCATTGATGACGAAGCATATGACCGCGCAACATCAGTTTATTTGGTTGATCGCGTAGTACCAATGTTACCGGAGGTTTTAAGTAATGATGTATGTTCGCTTCGTCCAAATGAAGATAAATATACCTTTTCTGCAGTTTTTGAAATTACAGATTCTGCCGAAGTAAAGAACGAATGGTTTGGACGCACTGTTATTCATTCAGACCGTAAATTTGCGTACGAAGAGGCGCAAGAGAGAATTGAAACCAAAGAAGGTGAATTAGCAGAAGAAATATTGACTTTAGACAGACTCGCTAAAATATTGAGAAAAGAACGCATCGAAAACGGGGCAATTACCTTTGACCGCAGTGAAGTTCGTTTTAATCTTGATGATAAAGGGGAGCCCATCGGCGTCTATTTTAAAGTAAGCAAAGATTCCAATCATCTCATAGAAGAGTTTATGTTATTGGCAAATCGTAAAGTTTCGGAATTTATTTCCCTAAACAAAAAAGGCGTTCCCACCGGAAATACATTTATTTACCGTGTTCATGATGATCCAACTCCCGAGAAATTGGAAGCACTTCGGGATTTTGTAGGTACTTTTGGTTACCAGATGAATCTTGCGAATACCAAGAAAGTTGCAGAATCCATCAATAAATTATTGAAAGATGTCCAAGGCAAAGGCGAGGAAAATATGATTGAGACTTTGGCCATGCGATCCATGAGCAAAGCGGTTTACTCCACAGACCCAATCGGTCACTATGGATTAGGCTTTGAATATTATTCCCACTTTACTTCACCTATCCGTCGGTATCCTGATTTAATTGCACACCGTTTACTTCAGCATTATTTAGATGGTGGAAAATCGCCACAAAAAGAGGAATATGAAGTAAAATCAAAACATTGCAGTGCGATGGAAAGATTAGCGTCCGATGCGGAACGTGATTCTATCAAATTCATGCAGGTGAAATTTATGGAGAAACATTTAGGTGAAGAATTTACAGGCGTAATTTCCGGTGTAGCAGATTTTGGTTTTTGGGTCCAAATTCCAGAAAATGGAGCGGAAGGACTTATTAAATTGCGCGATTTAATGGATGATTCTTATACCTACGATGCTAAAAATCATTTGGTAGAAGGCAGCAAAACGGGTAATCAATATCAGCTTGGCGATAAAGTAACGATTAAAGTGATGAAAGCCAATCTCATTCAGAAGCAGTTAGATTTTAAAATTATTGAGCCCCAAAACGTATAA
- a CDS encoding SDR family NAD(P)-dependent oxidoreductase → MKTALITGATSGIGKATAELLAKQNYRLILCGRRTEVLDRLKSALSQITEVFSLNFDQRHLREVRAAFEALPEDWKAIDVLVNNAGNAHGLDSLADGNTDDWDAMIDGNVKGLLYVSKMIIPGMIKRQTGHIVNISSVAARQTYANGVVYCASKKAVDVISEGMRLELTEHGIKITNIQPGAVETDFSSVRFKGDEERAKTVYQGYEALKAIDIADAIAYCINAPKHVSISDLTIFPAAQSEPRTIHRK, encoded by the coding sequence ATGAAAACAGCGTTAATTACCGGTGCCACCTCTGGCATTGGGAAAGCAACAGCAGAATTGCTGGCAAAGCAAAATTATAGACTAATACTTTGTGGTCGTAGAACAGAAGTTTTAGACCGATTAAAATCTGCATTATCACAGATTACCGAAGTTTTTAGTTTAAACTTTGATCAGCGTCATTTACGAGAAGTAAGAGCTGCATTTGAAGCATTGCCCGAAGATTGGAAAGCTATTGATGTTCTGGTCAATAACGCCGGAAATGCCCACGGCCTAGATTCGTTGGCAGACGGAAATACCGATGACTGGGACGCAATGATCGATGGAAATGTAAAAGGGCTTTTATATGTTTCGAAAATGATTATTCCTGGAATGATAAAAAGGCAGACAGGCCATATTGTAAATATTTCCTCCGTTGCTGCACGACAGACTTATGCGAATGGAGTAGTCTATTGTGCCTCGAAAAAAGCAGTAGATGTCATATCAGAAGGTATGCGCCTTGAACTTACTGAACATGGTATTAAAATCACCAATATTCAGCCTGGTGCGGTGGAGACAGACTTTTCTTCCGTGCGTTTTAAAGGTGATGAAGAGAGAGCTAAAACTGTTTATCAGGGTTACGAAGCTTTAAAAGCGATCGATATTGCTGATGCAATCGCTTATTGTATAAATGCTCCAAAACATGTGAGTATTTCTGATCTAACGATATTTCCCGCAGCCCAAAGTGAACCCAGAACAATTCACAGAAAATAG
- a CDS encoding class I SAM-dependent methyltransferase yields MKIKDHFLTQETFEIIETEILGIWKTHPVPQNISVYYESDDYISHHQDSGSFKEKIYKFLQNFNLKYKQNILLDSVKKGSKVLDYGCGAGEFLKKIENDFELYGFEPDVSARIISQKKTNSIQFISSLSDIEDNTLDAITLWHVFEHIENQEEILQIFYNKLTPHGKLIIAVPNPTSYDAKKYKEFWAAYDVPRHLFHFSKNGMIKLMNNRFWKVSKIKPLLLDSYYISALSEKYKKSSLIWLKGLITGTISNFKALKTGEYSSLIYIIEKK; encoded by the coding sequence ATGAAAATTAAAGATCACTTTCTTACCCAAGAAACTTTCGAAATTATAGAGACTGAAATTTTAGGAATTTGGAAAACACACCCCGTACCTCAAAATATTTCCGTCTATTATGAAAGTGATGATTATATTTCACATCATCAAGATTCCGGAAGTTTTAAAGAGAAAATATATAAGTTTTTACAAAATTTCAATTTAAAATATAAACAAAATATACTTTTGGATTCTGTGAAAAAAGGATCGAAAGTATTGGATTATGGGTGCGGTGCCGGTGAATTTTTAAAGAAAATAGAAAATGACTTTGAACTTTATGGTTTCGAACCTGATGTATCAGCACGGATAATTTCGCAAAAAAAAACCAACTCGATCCAATTCATTTCTTCACTTTCTGATATTGAAGATAATACTTTAGATGCAATAACTTTGTGGCATGTATTTGAACATATAGAAAATCAGGAGGAGATCTTGCAAATTTTCTATAATAAATTAACACCTCATGGTAAATTAATTATTGCAGTTCCCAATCCAACATCATACGACGCAAAAAAGTATAAAGAGTTTTGGGCGGCTTACGATGTACCCAGACACCTATTTCATTTCTCAAAAAACGGAATGATTAAATTAATGAATAATAGATTCTGGAAGGTTAGCAAAATAAAACCCCTCCTACTCGATTCCTATTATATATCTGCATTAAGTGAAAAATACAAAAAATCATCATTAATTTGGCTAAAAGGATTAATCACCGGAACAATTTCCAATTTTAAAGCCTTAAAAACTGGCGAATATTCAAGTTTGATATACATTATCGAAAAAAAATAG